Proteins encoded together in one Candidatus Hydrogenedentota bacterium window:
- a CDS encoding DUF2177 family protein — translation ARLYQSQVGGLLVSGGEMTGGRVAAALLTWVLIVLGVLCFALPRGVQSGSALAALGWGALLGLVIYGVYDLTNYAVLRGWTLKVTLADIAWGTFACGMLGFLLYAADKTLFRHGASL, via the coding sequence GCGAGGCTGTATCAGTCACAGGTGGGGGGCCTGCTGGTGTCGGGCGGGGAGATGACGGGCGGGCGGGTGGCGGCGGCGCTGCTGACGTGGGTGCTCATTGTCCTCGGCGTGCTGTGCTTTGCGCTGCCGCGAGGCGTTCAGAGCGGGAGCGCGCTGGCGGCGCTCGGCTGGGGCGCGTTGCTGGGACTGGTCATCTACGGAGTGTACGACCTGACGAACTACGCCGTGCTGCGCGGCTGGACGCTGAAGGTCACGCTGGCCGACATCGCCTGGGGCACGTTCGCGTGCGGCATGCTGGGTTTCTTGCTGTACGCGGCCGACAAGACGTTGTTCCGGCACGGCGCGTCCCTCTGA